The following proteins are encoded in a genomic region of Oceanisphaera profunda:
- the uppS gene encoding polyprenyl diphosphate synthase has product MPTTEPMAALELSPTLPRHVAIIMDGNGRWAEQRGKFRVSGHKAGVKSVRAAVSFAHQLKLDALTLFAFSSENWRRPEDEVSALMSLFIAVLGSEVKKLHRNNIRLQVIGERSGFSAHLQRKIADAEVLTAANTGLTLNIAANYGGRWDIVQACRQAAVQVLNGERAVSEITEDSLNTLMNMSDLSPVDLLIRTGGEQRISNFLLWQLAYAELHFTNVLWPDFDDTAFSEAIAAFVGRERRFGCTGEQIRALLKT; this is encoded by the coding sequence ATGCCAACGACTGAACCTATGGCAGCGTTAGAACTATCACCGACATTGCCACGTCATGTGGCCATTATTATGGACGGCAACGGCCGTTGGGCTGAGCAACGCGGTAAGTTTCGCGTGAGTGGCCATAAAGCCGGCGTAAAGTCGGTACGGGCAGCCGTGAGCTTTGCCCATCAGCTTAAATTAGATGCGCTAACCTTGTTTGCATTTTCCAGTGAAAATTGGCGTCGCCCTGAAGATGAAGTAAGTGCGTTAATGAGCTTGTTTATCGCCGTGCTCGGTTCTGAAGTGAAGAAGCTGCATCGTAATAATATTCGTTTGCAAGTGATTGGCGAGCGCAGTGGTTTTAGTGCCCACTTACAGCGCAAAATTGCCGATGCGGAAGTGCTCACCGCTGCCAATACTGGGCTCACGCTTAATATCGCCGCTAACTACGGTGGCCGTTGGGACATAGTGCAAGCCTGTCGCCAAGCGGCAGTACAGGTGTTAAATGGTGAGCGAGCAGTCAGCGAAATTACCGAAGATTCATTAAATACGCTGATGAACATGAGCGATTTAAGCCCGGTGGATTTATTGATCCGCACCGGCGGCGAGCAGCGCATCAGTAATTTTTTGCTGTGGCAGCTGGCCTATGCGGAGCTGCATTTCACCAATGTATTATGGCCAGACTTTGACGACACCGCTTTTAGTGAGGCCATCGCCGCTTTTGTAGGCCGCGAGCGCCGCTTCGGCTGCACCGGCGAACAGATCAGAGCGTTGCTTAAGACTTGA
- the frr gene encoding ribosome recycling factor produces the protein MINEIIKDAQERMEKSLESLKTQMNKVRTGRAHPSLLDTIYVDYYGAATPLKQVGNITTEDSRTLAVTVFDSSMIKAVEKAIMSSDLGLNPQSTGTMIRIPLPSLTEERRKDLIKIVRNEAEQGRVAVRNIRRDANGDFKSLLKDKEISEDDDRRAHDEVQKITDACIKLVDEALAAKEKELMEI, from the coding sequence GTGATTAATGAAATTATTAAAGACGCTCAAGAGCGCATGGAAAAAAGTCTGGAATCTTTGAAGACCCAGATGAACAAAGTACGTACCGGTCGTGCGCACCCCAGCCTGTTAGACACTATTTACGTGGACTACTACGGTGCAGCTACGCCGCTCAAGCAAGTGGGCAACATTACCACTGAAGACTCGCGCACTTTGGCGGTGACTGTATTTGATAGCTCTATGATCAAAGCTGTTGAAAAAGCCATTATGAGCTCAGACCTAGGCCTGAACCCGCAAAGTACTGGTACCATGATCCGCATTCCGCTGCCTTCATTAACCGAAGAGCGTCGTAAAGACTTGATCAAGATCGTACGCAACGAAGCCGAGCAGGGCCGAGTGGCGGTGCGGAATATTCGCCGTGATGCTAACGGTGATTTTAAGTCGTTGTTAAAAGATAAAGAAATTTCTGAAGACGATGATCGTCGCGCGCACGATGAAGTGCAGAAAATCACTGACGCTTGCATCAAATTGGTGGACGAAGCGCTGGCCGCCAAAGAGAAAGAGTTAATGGAAATCTAA
- the pyrH gene encoding UMP kinase: MSTNPKPAYRRILLKLSGEALQGEEGFGIDPAVLERMAQEIKELVELGVQVGVVIGGGNLFRGAGLAQAGMNRVVGDHMGMLATVMNGLAMRDALHRAYVNARLMSAITLEGVCDPYNWADAISLLRKGRVVIFSAGTGNPFFTTDTAACLRGIEIEADLVLKATKVDGVYSEDPVKNPDAELYHHLGYDDVLAKELQVMDLAAFTLARDHDMPIRIFNMNKPGALRRAVMGESEGTLISRKL; the protein is encoded by the coding sequence ATGAGTACCAATCCTAAACCTGCATACAGACGCATTCTTCTTAAACTGAGCGGCGAAGCGCTGCAAGGTGAAGAAGGCTTTGGTATTGATCCCGCCGTATTAGAACGCATGGCGCAGGAAATCAAAGAATTGGTTGAACTGGGTGTGCAAGTTGGCGTCGTGATTGGCGGTGGTAACTTGTTTCGTGGAGCGGGCTTGGCCCAAGCGGGCATGAACCGCGTAGTGGGCGACCACATGGGCATGCTGGCGACCGTGATGAACGGCTTGGCGATGCGCGATGCCCTGCACCGTGCTTATGTGAATGCCCGTCTAATGTCAGCCATTACGCTGGAAGGCGTGTGCGACCCTTACAATTGGGCCGATGCGATAAGCTTGTTGCGTAAAGGTCGAGTGGTGATATTTTCTGCCGGCACCGGTAATCCATTCTTTACCACCGACACCGCCGCTTGCTTGCGTGGCATTGAAATTGAAGCAGACTTAGTGCTTAAAGCGACTAAAGTAGATGGCGTATACAGCGAAGATCCGGTGAAAAATCCGGATGCCGAGCTCTATCATCATTTAGGCTATGACGATGTGCTAGCCAAAGAGCTGCAAGTCATGGACTTAGCCGCCTTTACCTTAGCGCGCGACCACGATATGCCGATCCGCATCTTTAACATGAACAAACCCGGCGCCCTGCGTCGTGCTGTCATGGGCGAAAGCGAAGGCACTTTGATTAGCCGTAAACTGTAA
- the tsf gene encoding translation elongation factor Ts: MTTVTAAMVKELRERTGAGMMDCKKALTDAQGDIELAIEEMRKSGQAKAAKKAGRIAAEGVILMRQAGNVAVMIELNSETDFVAKDASFCAFGDKVVEIALANKINDLDALKAAEYENGESIETALTNLIAKIGENMSLRRIECVEGDNLTTYLHGSRIGVIANLQGGDEEVAKDVAMHVAASSPQFVKPEDVSAEVVAKEREIQVEIAVNSGKTQEIAEKMVEGRMKKFTGEISLTGQQFIKDPSITVADLLKQKGADAISFVRYEVGEGIERAEEDFAAEVQAQIAASSKA; this comes from the coding sequence ATGACTACTGTTACCGCGGCCATGGTAAAAGAACTGCGCGAGCGCACTGGCGCTGGCATGATGGATTGTAAAAAAGCGTTGACCGACGCCCAAGGCGACATTGAACTTGCCATTGAAGAAATGCGTAAGTCTGGCCAAGCTAAAGCCGCTAAGAAAGCCGGCCGTATTGCTGCTGAAGGCGTGATTTTAATGCGTCAAGCTGGCAATGTTGCGGTGATGATTGAGCTGAACAGTGAAACTGATTTTGTAGCAAAAGACGCCAGCTTCTGCGCGTTTGGCGACAAAGTAGTTGAAATTGCCTTGGCTAACAAAATCAATGACCTGGACGCTTTAAAAGCGGCCGAGTACGAAAACGGTGAGAGCATCGAAACTGCGTTGACTAACCTGATCGCCAAGATCGGTGAAAATATGAGTCTGCGTCGTATCGAGTGCGTGGAAGGTGACAACCTGACTACTTACCTGCACGGTTCTCGCATCGGCGTTATCGCCAATCTGCAAGGCGGTGATGAAGAAGTAGCGAAAGACGTAGCCATGCACGTAGCCGCTTCTAGCCCACAGTTTGTGAAGCCTGAAGATGTGTCTGCTGAAGTAGTAGCAAAAGAGCGCGAAATTCAGGTGGAAATCGCTGTTAACTCTGGCAAAACTCAAGAAATTGCTGAGAAGATGGTTGAAGGCCGCATGAAGAAGTTCACCGGTGAGATTTCTCTGACTGGTCAGCAGTTCATTAAAGATCCTTCTATTACCGTTGCCGATCTGCTGAAGCAGAAAGGCGCCGACGCCATTAGCTTCGTCCGCTATGAAGTGGGTGAAGGTATTGAGCGCGCAGAAGAAGACTTCGCTGCTGAAGTTCAAGCACAAATTGCCGCTTCTTCAAAAGCGTAA
- the rpsB gene encoding 30S ribosomal protein S2, with the protein MAQVSMRDMLKAGVHFGHQTRYWNPKMKPFIFGASNRVHIVNLEKTVPMFNDALNYVSSVASKKGKILFVGTKRAASEAVKEAAISCDQFYVNHRWLGGMLTNWKTVRQSISRLKELEIQSADGTFDKLTKKEALMRSREMEKLEKSLGGIKNMGGLPDVLFVIDADHEHIAIKEANNLGIPVVSVVDTNSNPDNIDYIIPGNDDAIRAVQLYLNAAASAVTAARAQDAAVQQAEDNYVVEE; encoded by the coding sequence ATGGCACAAGTATCTATGCGCGACATGCTGAAAGCCGGCGTTCACTTTGGTCACCAGACTCGTTACTGGAACCCAAAAATGAAGCCGTTTATCTTTGGCGCCAGCAACCGAGTTCATATTGTCAACTTGGAAAAAACCGTTCCTATGTTCAACGACGCGTTGAACTACGTGAGCAGCGTTGCTTCTAAGAAAGGTAAAATCCTGTTTGTTGGTACTAAGCGCGCAGCCTCAGAAGCCGTTAAAGAAGCCGCAATCAGCTGCGATCAGTTCTATGTGAACCATCGCTGGTTGGGTGGCATGCTGACTAACTGGAAAACTGTTCGTCAGTCTATCAGCCGCTTAAAAGAGCTGGAAATTCAGTCTGCAGACGGTACTTTCGACAAGCTGACCAAGAAAGAGGCGCTGATGCGTTCTCGTGAAATGGAAAAGCTGGAGAAGTCTCTGGGTGGTATCAAGAACATGGGCGGTCTGCCAGACGTATTGTTTGTGATTGACGCTGACCATGAGCACATCGCTATCAAGGAAGCCAACAACTTAGGCATTCCTGTAGTATCTGTGGTTGATACTAACTCTAACCCAGACAACATCGATTACATCATTCCAGGTAACGATGACGCGATCCGTGCCGTTCAGTTATACCTGAATGCTGCAGCTAGCGCCGTAACTGCTGCTCGTGCACAAGATGCTGCCGTGCAACAAGCGGAAGACAACTACGTCGTAGAAGAGTAA
- the map gene encoding type I methionyl aminopeptidase, with protein sequence MSSIVIKTPEEMEKMRVAGRLAAEVLEMIEPYIKVGVTTEELNTICHDYIVNVQQAIPAPLNYHGFPKSICTSVNHVICHGIPADKKLKDGDIINIDITVIKDGYHGDSSKMFFAGKPSILAERLCRVTLECLELAIKMVRPGMQLGDIGAAIQQHAEAHNYSVVREYCGHGIGADFHEEPQVVHYGTPGTGETLAAGMCFTIEPMINAGKRHSKMLNDGWTVLTKDRSLSAQYEHTLLVTEDGCEILTLRKDDTLPRFISGE encoded by the coding sequence ATGAGCAGCATAGTCATCAAAACCCCGGAAGAAATGGAAAAAATGCGTGTGGCTGGTCGCTTGGCCGCCGAAGTACTGGAAATGATAGAGCCTTACATCAAAGTGGGAGTGACCACAGAAGAGCTCAATACCATTTGTCATGACTATATCGTTAATGTGCAGCAGGCCATTCCCGCTCCGCTTAACTATCATGGCTTTCCTAAGTCCATTTGTACTTCAGTAAACCACGTGATTTGCCACGGCATTCCGGCTGACAAAAAGCTCAAGGACGGCGATATCATCAATATTGATATCACAGTGATCAAGGATGGCTATCACGGTGATTCATCAAAAATGTTTTTTGCGGGCAAGCCCAGTATCCTGGCTGAGCGTTTATGCCGCGTAACCTTAGAGTGCCTAGAGCTGGCAATAAAGATGGTGCGCCCTGGCATGCAGCTGGGTGACATAGGTGCGGCCATTCAGCAACACGCCGAAGCGCATAACTACTCAGTAGTGCGAGAATATTGCGGCCACGGCATCGGCGCTGACTTTCACGAAGAGCCGCAAGTGGTGCACTACGGCACCCCCGGCACCGGCGAAACCTTGGCCGCAGGCATGTGCTTTACCATAGAGCCCATGATCAATGCCGGCAAACGCCACAGCAAAATGCTCAATGACGGCTGGACCGTACTCACGAAAGACCGCAGCTTGTCCGCCCAATACGAGCACACCCTGCTGGTTACCGAAGACGGCTGTGAGATTTTAACGCTGCGCAAAGACGACACCCTGCCGCGGTTTATCAGTGGTGAGTGA
- a CDS encoding O-antigen ligase family protein: protein MSTEDKWLMAVIAGYSLLFIGQLWWEGTSLRTYERPVRFLFALPVLLFVLAYPPKLSWLWGGLAVGSVLTGSWAIWQNLVLGVERATGYTYVIQFGNISMLFGLFCLAGLGWAVVQHNAKRWVFLLLLGAVFGALASLLSGSRGGWIGLPFVFLVLYRAYGNLLSAKLRWCIMAGVLALVALVYFVPQTGVQARVQHAFTDIELYVSGENKATSLGARFEMWQGALTLIAEKPLTGWGWDGYYQGMQTLVDKGEVIQFAADNHAHNEYLDNFARRGIFGLLSLLALYLVPLRLFARRLTESNLELRALATAGAILPVAFMDFGLSQVFFGHNSGVMVYAFWLAVLWGTMRAYEKAFAYKTTVLNEDDLTLDLKPNT, encoded by the coding sequence TTGAGTACAGAAGATAAGTGGTTAATGGCTGTTATTGCCGGTTATAGCTTACTGTTTATTGGCCAGTTGTGGTGGGAAGGCACTAGCTTACGCACGTATGAGCGGCCGGTGCGTTTTCTATTTGCCTTGCCAGTGTTGTTGTTTGTGTTGGCGTATCCGCCGAAGTTGAGTTGGTTGTGGGGTGGGTTAGCTGTAGGCTCAGTACTCACTGGCAGCTGGGCTATTTGGCAAAACTTGGTGCTGGGCGTTGAGCGGGCTACCGGTTATACCTATGTGATTCAGTTTGGCAACATCAGTATGCTGTTTGGGCTTTTTTGTCTGGCCGGTTTAGGCTGGGCTGTGGTTCAGCATAATGCCAAGCGCTGGGTGTTTTTATTGTTATTGGGTGCTGTATTTGGTGCTCTGGCATCTTTGTTGTCCGGCAGTCGTGGTGGCTGGATAGGCTTACCTTTTGTGTTTTTGGTGCTCTATCGCGCCTATGGTAACTTACTGTCGGCTAAACTGCGGTGGTGCATAATGGCAGGGGTATTGGCACTGGTTGCCTTGGTATACTTTGTGCCACAAACAGGCGTACAGGCGAGAGTTCAACATGCTTTCACAGACATTGAGCTATATGTCAGTGGTGAAAACAAAGCTACCTCGCTGGGCGCGCGATTTGAGATGTGGCAGGGAGCGCTAACCTTAATTGCCGAGAAACCACTCACCGGCTGGGGGTGGGATGGCTATTACCAAGGTATGCAGACGCTGGTAGATAAAGGAGAGGTTATTCAATTTGCCGCCGATAATCATGCGCATAATGAATACTTGGATAACTTTGCCCGTCGCGGCATTTTTGGGTTGTTATCTTTGTTGGCGTTATATTTAGTGCCGTTACGCCTGTTTGCTCGGCGCTTGACTGAGTCTAATTTGGAGTTGAGAGCACTGGCTACCGCAGGTGCGATTTTACCCGTAGCCTTTATGGACTTTGGTTTATCACAAGTGTTTTTTGGTCATAATAGCGGTGTGATGGTCTATGCATTTTGGCTTGCTGTGCTATGGGGCACAATGCGCGCTTATGAGAAAGCGTTCGCCTACAAAACCACAGTGTTGAATGAGGACGACTTAACACTAGATCTAAAACCGAATACATAA
- a CDS encoding undecaprenyl-phosphate glucose phosphotransferase, with product MSRHASGITERYPAHYFVPVFDGLALIIGAILAHGLRFGSFDIGDRYWLAVAIMILLITFINNSIGAYERWRITRISSLLARQFLVWLAIATLVTSVVYLTQSAERYSRMWVGMALLISFILSGGMRVGIQLLLRRARLQGRSLRSIFLVGPRQNITHVGRGMRGTPEEGYRIAGVQRLSTSKFEQAELDSLSRRVAESGAQEVWICVPLEMGAAVRSIFYALRHHTVEVRFIPEFSDMQLLNHRMSEVAGQFSFDLSVTPMNGLALLIKRLEDIILGTLISIVILPVCIVIAVCIRLSSPGPILFKQYRTGVNGKNFKVYKFRSMKVHVEQAGQVTQAYKGDLRLTAVGAFLRRTSLDELPQFYNVLQGRMSIVGPRPHALAHNEHYKELVESYMKRHKVKPGITGWAQVNGFRGETDTIEKMERRVEFDLWYIDNWSLWLDLRIIFWTIFKGFINKNAY from the coding sequence ATGTCACGCCATGCATCTGGAATAACCGAGCGTTATCCGGCACATTATTTTGTACCAGTATTCGACGGGCTGGCATTAATAATAGGTGCCATCTTGGCTCATGGCCTACGTTTTGGCAGTTTTGATATTGGTGATCGCTATTGGCTAGCGGTAGCTATCATGATTTTATTAATCACTTTTATTAATAACTCAATTGGTGCTTATGAACGCTGGCGCATAACCCGAATATCTAGCTTGTTGGCTCGCCAGTTTTTGGTGTGGCTGGCTATCGCTACTTTAGTTACCTCGGTAGTCTATTTAACTCAGTCAGCTGAACGCTATTCTCGAATGTGGGTAGGTATGGCGTTGCTTATTTCATTTATCTTATCGGGAGGGATGCGAGTTGGTATTCAGTTGCTGCTACGTCGTGCTCGACTGCAAGGGCGTTCGTTGCGCTCAATATTTTTAGTGGGGCCAAGACAAAATATTACGCATGTAGGTCGTGGTATGCGAGGAACGCCAGAAGAAGGTTATCGTATCGCTGGTGTACAGCGACTGAGTACTTCTAAATTTGAACAAGCTGAACTGGACAGCTTATCACGACGAGTAGCTGAATCTGGTGCACAGGAGGTATGGATTTGTGTGCCGTTAGAAATGGGAGCGGCGGTGCGCTCGATATTTTATGCTCTGCGCCACCATACGGTAGAAGTGCGATTTATTCCTGAATTTAGTGATATGCAACTGCTTAACCATAGAATGAGTGAGGTTGCAGGGCAGTTTTCTTTTGATTTAAGTGTAACACCAATGAACGGCTTGGCTTTATTAATAAAGCGACTTGAAGATATTATTCTTGGTACCCTTATTAGCATAGTGATACTACCAGTATGTATTGTGATTGCGGTGTGTATTAGATTAAGCTCTCCTGGTCCCATATTGTTTAAGCAATATCGTACCGGTGTAAACGGAAAGAATTTCAAAGTATATAAATTTAGAAGTATGAAAGTACACGTTGAACAAGCTGGGCAAGTGACACAAGCATATAAAGGTGATTTAAGATTGACTGCTGTTGGTGCATTTCTAAGGCGTACATCGCTGGATGAGTTACCACAGTTTTACAATGTGCTGCAGGGACGCATGTCTATTGTGGGTCCTCGCCCTCATGCCCTTGCTCATAATGAACATTATAAAGAGCTAGTAGAGTCTTACATGAAGCGTCACAAAGTTAAGCCAGGCATTACTGGTTGGGCGCAAGTAAATGGCTTTCGTGGTGAGACAGATACCATCGAAAAAATGGAGCGTCGAGTTGAGTTTGATTTGTGGTATATCGACAACTGGTCGTTATGGCTGGATCTACGCATTATCTTCTGGACTATTTTTAAAGGTTTTATAAACAAAAATGCTTACTGA
- a CDS encoding DUF1972 domain-containing protein, whose translation MNRQLTILGIRGVPAAHGGFETFAEQLSLYLVANGWKVTVYCQEEGSGQITESNWCGVRRVHIPVRRDGALGTILFDWQAARHAKRQPGVCLTLGYNTAIFNLWQRLSGQANLFNMDGLEWQRDKWSVPERTWLWLNERFACWLGQHLIADHPRIKDHLATRVPMQKISMIPYGAHAITTANAGLLAPFGLVAGEYSVIIARPEPENSILEMVQAFSAKVRDHTLVVLGKFESDNAFHQQVLAAASNEVRFVGAIYEADVVGALRFFCRCYLHGHRVGGTNPSLVEALGAGNAVIAHKNAFNRWVADDGAAYFENSAECARLFDILLEDDAVLAQMRAASRLRFNENFTWPQVLAEYEILLESWLSVKR comes from the coding sequence ATGAATCGTCAACTCACTATTTTAGGAATTCGTGGAGTACCAGCTGCACATGGCGGCTTTGAAACCTTTGCCGAGCAGTTATCGTTATATCTAGTGGCGAATGGCTGGAAGGTGACCGTATATTGCCAAGAAGAAGGTAGCGGCCAAATTACAGAAAGTAACTGGTGTGGTGTACGCAGAGTACATATCCCTGTTAGACGAGACGGGGCTCTAGGCACTATATTATTTGACTGGCAAGCCGCCCGCCATGCTAAACGCCAGCCGGGAGTGTGCTTAACGTTAGGCTATAACACGGCCATTTTTAATTTGTGGCAGCGGCTAAGTGGCCAAGCAAATCTGTTTAATATGGATGGCTTAGAATGGCAGCGCGATAAGTGGAGTGTGCCAGAACGCACTTGGTTATGGCTAAACGAGCGATTTGCCTGTTGGTTGGGTCAGCATTTAATTGCCGATCATCCTCGTATTAAAGATCACTTGGCAACACGCGTACCCATGCAAAAGATCAGCATGATCCCCTATGGCGCCCATGCTATTACTACAGCCAATGCCGGACTGCTGGCACCATTTGGTTTGGTAGCGGGGGAGTATTCTGTGATCATTGCTCGGCCCGAACCAGAAAATTCTATTTTAGAGATGGTGCAGGCTTTTAGTGCTAAAGTACGTGATCATACCTTAGTAGTGCTGGGTAAATTTGAGTCAGATAATGCTTTTCATCAGCAAGTGTTGGCGGCGGCATCCAACGAAGTGAGATTTGTTGGCGCTATTTACGAGGCAGATGTGGTGGGGGCACTACGCTTTTTCTGCCGATGTTATTTGCATGGCCATAGAGTGGGCGGCACCAACCCGTCTTTGGTTGAGGCGCTAGGTGCTGGCAATGCGGTTATTGCTCATAAAAATGCGTTTAATCGCTGGGTGGCGGATGATGGTGCCGCCTATTTTGAAAATAGTGCTGAGTGTGCTCGTTTGTTTGATATTTTGCTAGAAGATGACGCAGTGTTGGCCCAAATGCGTGCTGCTAGCCGTCTTCGTTTTAATGAGAATTTCACCTGGCCGCAAGTGTTGGCAGAATATGAGATACTGCTTGAAAGTTGGCTCTCTGTTAAAAGATAA